AGTCCTCTTCTCCGGCCTCTTCCTCCGCGCCTGCGGCCTCCCGCGCCAAAAAAACGGCCAAGATGCCGGTGTATCCCATCCCGCAGAAGATGACCAGGAGCGGCGGTTCCGTGACGGTTCCGGCCCTGAAGCTGTCGGGAGCGCGGGACGAACCTACCGTGAATGCGCTGAAGAGCATGTTTTCCATCGCTCCGAACGGGCTGCCCGTGCAGATGTCCATCATCAAGGGAAGCAAAAAGGCCGCCGGGAATGTTCCGCAGAAGGCCGGGGCTTATTCCCTGAGCGTCACGCAGCAGGGCATCCGGATGACGGGCTATGACGACGAAGGCCTGTTTTACGCGGCCCAGACGCTGCTTCAACTGGCGGAGAAGACTCCTTCCGGCGTAACGGTGCCTGTGGTGGAGGTTCTGGACTGGCCGGACGTTCCCTTCCGCGGCACCATTGAAGGCTTTTACGGCCTGCCCTGGGGGCAGGAAGGACGCATCAGCCAGTTCAAGTTTTACGGGAAGTACAAGATGAATACTTACATCTACGGCCCGAAGGACGACGTGTTCCACGGTTTTTCCAAGCGTTGGCGCGAGCCGTATCCCGCGGACATGGCGAAGGACCTGAAAGAGCTGGTGAAGGTCGCGAAGCAGAACAAGGTGAATTTTGTCTGGGCGGTGCACCCCGGAGCGGACATTCACTGGGGGGAGGCGGACCGGAAAGCCGCCGTGAAGAAGTTTGAGATGATGTATGACCTGGGGTTCCGCTCCTTTGCCGTGTTTTTTGACGACATCGGCGGGGAGGGCGCCAAACCGGAAGGCCAGGTGGAGTTCCTGAATTACCTGAACAAGGAGTTTATCCACAAGAAGCCAGACGTGACTCCGCTGATCGTGTGCCCCACGGCGTATTCCGGCGGAGGTGGCCGCTACCACGAGGTGATGGGGGAACATCTGGACAAGGACATCGGCATCATGTGGACCGGGTCCAGCATCGTGAGCGATATCCGGACCCCGGCCTTGAAGGGGATCAACAAGTATTTGCAGCGGCCGGCGTTCATCTGGTGGAATTTCCCGGTGACGGATTACGTGCGCCACGCCCTGTTCCTGGGGCGCACCTATGGCGTGGATGCGGACGCGATGCCGTTCATGCAGGGGTTTGCTTCCAATCCGATGGACAAGCCGGAGGCCTCCAAGATTTCCCTGTTCAGCGTGGCTAACATGACCTGGAATGCCAAGGCCTATGATTCCGACAAGACATGGAAGGACAGCATCCGGATTTTGTTCCCCGGCTGTGCCTCCGCCATGCAGACGTTTGCCGACCATAACAGCGACGGGGGGCCCAGCGGGCACAATTACCGCAAGGAGGAGTCCGTAGAGATTGCCCCCGTGGTGGAGCAGGTGCTGGAATTGTGCCGCCGCGGCGCCAAGGTGTCTGAAAGCAAGGCGTTTGACCGCCTGAAGGCCGAGTTTGCGAAGATGGCCCAGGCTCCGGACATGATCCGGGCGAAATCGAACAATCCCGCTTTCGTCGCAGAGGTAGAGCCGTGGCTCATCCAGTTCGAGTCCCTGGGCAAAGCTGGAATGAACAGCATGCAGATGATTGAGGCCACGGAGGCGGGAAATGCCTCCGGAGCGCTGAATTACGCCATGGAGGCCGCCTGCCTGCTTGCCGAGATGCAGCGTTACAGCAAGGAGATCAGCAAGGCCATCAACAAGCACGTGACGGAGGTGACCAAGAAAAATTCCCCGTGGCAGACCGCCGTCAAGCCGTCCGAACTGGTGATGGCCCCTGCCGTGCGGGAGCTGCTGGACATGGGGTCCACCCCCGTGCTTTCCCGTGTGAGCGGACAGGCCGTTGGCCGTGTGAAGCCTTATGTTTCCACCAAGTCCAAGGGAGGGATCGAGAAGATGCTGGATGACGATCCCGAGTCCTTCTATTATTGCAAGGAGGTCCAGAAGAAGGGCGACTTTTTCGGCGTGGACCTGGGCGCTCC
This portion of the Akkermansia massiliensis genome encodes:
- a CDS encoding beta-N-acetylglucosaminidase domain-containing protein, yielding MMAVTALGAGLALPVFAQSSSPASSSAPAASRAKKTAKMPVYPIPQKMTRSGGSVTVPALKLSGARDEPTVNALKSMFSIAPNGLPVQMSIIKGSKKAAGNVPQKAGAYSLSVTQQGIRMTGYDDEGLFYAAQTLLQLAEKTPSGVTVPVVEVLDWPDVPFRGTIEGFYGLPWGQEGRISQFKFYGKYKMNTYIYGPKDDVFHGFSKRWREPYPADMAKDLKELVKVAKQNKVNFVWAVHPGADIHWGEADRKAAVKKFEMMYDLGFRSFAVFFDDIGGEGAKPEGQVEFLNYLNKEFIHKKPDVTPLIVCPTAYSGGGGRYHEVMGEHLDKDIGIMWTGSSIVSDIRTPALKGINKYLQRPAFIWWNFPVTDYVRHALFLGRTYGVDADAMPFMQGFASNPMDKPEASKISLFSVANMTWNAKAYDSDKTWKDSIRILFPGCASAMQTFADHNSDGGPSGHNYRKEESVEIAPVVEQVLELCRRGAKVSESKAFDRLKAEFAKMAQAPDMIRAKSNNPAFVAEVEPWLIQFESLGKAGMNSMQMIEATEAGNASGALNYAMEAACLLAEMQRYSKEISKAINKHVTEVTKKNSPWQTAVKPSELVMAPAVRELLDMGSTPVLSRVSGQAVGRVKPYVSTKSKGGIEKMLDDDPESFYYCKEVQKKGDFFGVDLGAPREIRTVSIVMGRNDSDTDAVNKGQLEVSMDGQSWSPLMPESSGLRVEYQGNGKKGRFVRYRATAQGVPGGKSDVWTAIRDFKVNAPAAPSVLTDAPAFKTAVVEAGDKDISLKRIMEVHPLPPKKSLGLQIPAGASVESASVNLKTPDMKWAKLYISMDGKSWTEVPLKADGSAEIGGVIKGIRLLNAGSSPQEVTLEEFKLNLANKGGKSADNGAAGDFNLATFLPVELSPEKVEIPCDSPRANSAIVLSDGKEASVLACGADGRWVPVGNLAKGRKVNTFSLKSVKKPVKALGLTGKKGSSVNIFEVIWK